A window of Photobacterium sp. GJ3 contains these coding sequences:
- a CDS encoding ABC transporter ATP-binding protein, giving the protein MTIMQLDQVRFRWPDQTDDLISITSFSLSQGEKVFLQGPSGSGKSTLLSLMAGIHQPIQGDIRLLGESFSALSASQRDRRRADHIGYIFQQFNLLPYLSVIDNVLLPCHFSPLRKQKTTAPEQEAKRLLKSLQLPESCLSRQVTQLSIGQQQRVAAARALIGRPALLISDEPTSALDHDNRNHFIQLLMDECEQAEASLLFVSHDPTLTQGFDRILNLKELNHRMPGKHT; this is encoded by the coding sequence ATGACAATCATGCAACTCGATCAGGTCCGATTTCGCTGGCCGGATCAGACCGATGACCTCATCAGCATCACATCATTCTCCTTGTCTCAGGGCGAAAAGGTCTTCCTGCAAGGACCAAGCGGCAGTGGAAAATCGACCTTACTCAGTCTGATGGCTGGTATTCACCAGCCCATACAAGGTGATATCCGGCTGTTAGGTGAATCATTCAGTGCATTATCCGCATCTCAACGGGATCGACGCCGGGCCGACCACATTGGCTATATCTTTCAGCAGTTCAATCTGCTGCCTTATCTTTCCGTGATAGACAATGTGCTGCTGCCCTGCCACTTCTCACCGCTCCGGAAGCAGAAAACAACCGCTCCCGAACAAGAAGCAAAGCGACTTCTCAAGTCACTACAGTTGCCCGAGTCCTGCCTGTCTCGTCAGGTGACTCAGCTCAGTATCGGGCAGCAACAGCGAGTCGCAGCTGCACGGGCTTTGATTGGCCGCCCGGCTTTACTGATCTCGGATGAACCCACCTCTGCGCTGGATCACGACAATCGTAATCACTTTATCCAGTTGCTGATGGACGAATGTGAACAGGCCGAAGCCAGCCTGCTTTTCGTCAGTCATGATCCAACCCTGACTCAAGGATTTGATCGCATCCTGAATCTCAAAGAACTCAATCATAGGATGCCAGGGAAACACACATGA
- a CDS encoding DUF2796 domain-containing protein, giving the protein MPTQHFRAATWLLVSAATCAAPAWAYTQHEAHVHGQVELNMAQDGDDLLLEITAPAADVIGFEHPPETDAEQKALKDAILKLNRPEALLTLNASAGCQMHEHQISHTLSDHTEKHEHENHSDHDHDEHHDHDGHNHDEHAHEHHDHDDHDQHEHAEHGEFSLQYTYHCDNIDKLNTLTLKWFSQFPATEKVQLQAITEKGQQAATLTASQAEFRF; this is encoded by the coding sequence ATGCCAACTCAACATTTCCGCGCAGCAACCTGGCTGCTGGTTTCTGCTGCAACCTGCGCCGCCCCGGCCTGGGCCTATACCCAACATGAAGCACACGTTCATGGACAAGTTGAACTGAATATGGCGCAGGATGGCGACGATCTGCTCCTTGAGATCACCGCACCCGCTGCAGATGTCATCGGATTTGAGCATCCACCAGAGACAGATGCAGAACAAAAAGCGCTGAAAGATGCCATTCTGAAACTAAATCGTCCAGAAGCACTGCTGACGCTCAATGCTTCAGCTGGATGTCAAATGCATGAACATCAGATTTCACATACTCTTTCAGATCACACTGAAAAACATGAGCATGAAAATCACAGCGACCACGATCATGATGAACACCATGACCATGATGGACACAATCATGATGAACACGCGCATGAGCACCATGACCATGACGACCACGATCAACATGAGCATGCTGAACACGGCGAATTCAGTCTCCAATACACCTACCACTGCGATAACATCGACAAGCTCAACACGCTGACGCTGAAATGGTTCTCTCAGTTCCCGGCAACAGAAAAAGTTCAATTGCAAGCCATCACAGAAAAAGGCCAGCAAGCAGCAACACTGACTGCCAGTCAGGCCGAATTTCGTTTCTAA
- a CDS encoding DUF1107 domain-containing protein yields MLKIFKQYRPNQIARYVKNYFRGRLFIVGIGAFEFDGGRLLPPVTQDIKALNVLSEVNKEIQLMTAASYSF; encoded by the coding sequence ATGCTGAAAATCTTTAAACAATATCGTCCGAACCAGATTGCACGTTATGTGAAGAACTACTTCCGTGGTCGCTTGTTCATCGTGGGTATCGGCGCATTTGAATTTGATGGCGGGCGATTGCTGCCGCCAGTGACACAGGATATCAAGGCACTGAATGTCTTATCTGAGGTCAATAAAGAAATTCAACTGATGACGGCTGCCAGTTACAGCTTTTAA
- the msrA gene encoding peptide-methionine (S)-S-oxide reductase MsrA, with protein MDKQQMITAESALPGRSAQFIPSELHAIFGQPLNAPVPAGMEEIILGMGCFWGAERLLWRQPGVINTAVGYSGGFTPNPTYQEVCSGETGHTEVVRVVFDPAQISLEQLLAQFWENHDPTQGMRQGNDIGTQYRSVIYTTSDAQQELAENSKERYQSALRADQRTAVITTAIQPAPAFYFAEDYHQQYLEKNPQGYCGLGGTGVCLPPQ; from the coding sequence ATGGATAAACAGCAGATGATCACTGCAGAGTCGGCTTTACCGGGTCGTTCTGCGCAATTCATTCCATCCGAGCTGCATGCTATTTTCGGCCAGCCACTGAACGCTCCGGTGCCGGCAGGTATGGAAGAAATCATTCTGGGAATGGGATGTTTCTGGGGCGCAGAGCGTCTCCTCTGGCGTCAGCCCGGTGTCATCAATACCGCCGTCGGTTACAGTGGTGGATTTACACCCAATCCGACATACCAGGAAGTGTGTTCCGGCGAAACCGGCCACACTGAAGTTGTGCGGGTTGTCTTCGACCCTGCTCAGATCTCTCTGGAGCAATTGCTTGCCCAATTTTGGGAAAATCATGATCCAACACAGGGCATGCGACAAGGGAATGACATCGGAACACAGTACCGTTCAGTCATCTATACCACCAGCGATGCACAGCAGGAACTGGCGGAAAACAGCAAAGAAAGGTATCAATCTGCATTGCGTGCCGATCAGCGTACCGCTGTGATTACTACAGCCATTCAGCCCGCTCCGGCATTCTATTTTGCTGAAGATTATCACCAGCAGTATCTGGAAAAAAATCCTCAGGGATATTGCGGCTTAGGGGGCACAGGCGTGTGTCTGCCGCCACAGTAA
- a CDS encoding autotransporter assembly complex family protein produces MMKLFRRCFWTVAVFVVPVPVWAEMDIQINGLSGSLKKNVNIYVAAIPKSDYSTSLRFRNQLETEMRTALKALGRYQPVFTYSVEEDGDDSTLTVNVDAGPKTKIARSDIRITGAAEDDLDFFVLKRDSDLELGRTLNHGKYDAFKSSLESLALRKGYFDAEMKTSRLEVAPGRNEAFIEIAFDSGKRYKYGEIDILGSQIIDRKVRSLSPFEEGDYYLVSEVGEYNQRLSQVGWFSSIFVGGDVDDLQNETVPIRVNLRPEVRNKIETGIGYSTDVGPRLKFNWRKPWMNSAGHSLDVRTEISTVQPKVEAIYKIPLENVLEDYYQILGAIRYVDNHSTTSTEYHFGVERHWNLDDAWDGVASVRLLYEDYSQGAFEEGSTFMVIPGIGVDRTRLRGGSWPTWGDKQLLKLEYSDPALGSDTRLAKLRGRSAWIRSYGENHRGLARLDAGAVWAERLEDIPPSMRFFIGGDNSLRGYSYESISPRDSEGQQVGGEYMLASSLEYQYRLTGNWWGAVFYDYGSSWNDTPDWQAGSGVGIRWASPVGPIRLDFAWGLDKPDDRFQIHFVLGPEL; encoded by the coding sequence ATGATGAAATTGTTTCGGCGCTGTTTCTGGACAGTTGCTGTTTTTGTGGTACCAGTGCCCGTTTGGGCTGAGATGGACATTCAAATCAACGGATTGAGTGGCAGTCTGAAAAAAAACGTCAACATCTACGTTGCTGCCATTCCAAAAAGTGATTACAGCACCTCGCTGCGGTTCAGAAATCAGCTGGAAACGGAAATGCGAACCGCGCTGAAAGCGCTGGGGCGATATCAGCCTGTATTTACCTATAGTGTCGAAGAAGACGGTGATGACAGCACATTGACCGTGAATGTTGACGCCGGTCCGAAGACAAAAATCGCCCGTAGTGATATCCGGATTACGGGTGCTGCTGAAGATGATCTGGATTTTTTTGTGCTGAAGCGCGACAGCGACTTAGAGCTCGGGCGGACCCTGAATCATGGGAAGTATGATGCTTTTAAGTCGTCGCTGGAAAGCCTGGCGCTGCGAAAAGGTTACTTTGATGCCGAGATGAAGACCAGCCGCCTGGAGGTGGCTCCGGGCCGGAATGAGGCGTTCATTGAGATCGCGTTTGATTCCGGAAAACGTTACAAATATGGTGAGATTGATATTCTGGGCAGCCAGATTATCGACCGTAAAGTTCGTTCACTCTCTCCTTTTGAAGAAGGGGATTATTATCTAGTGTCCGAAGTGGGCGAATATAACCAGCGATTGTCGCAGGTTGGCTGGTTCTCCTCCATTTTTGTTGGCGGCGATGTCGATGATCTCCAGAACGAAACTGTCCCCATTCGTGTCAACCTCAGGCCTGAAGTGAGAAACAAAATTGAAACCGGTATTGGCTACTCGACCGATGTCGGCCCGCGTCTGAAATTCAACTGGCGCAAACCCTGGATGAACAGTGCAGGTCATAGCCTGGATGTCCGGACAGAAATTTCAACGGTTCAACCCAAAGTCGAAGCCATCTATAAGATCCCGCTTGAGAATGTTCTGGAAGATTATTATCAGATCCTTGGCGCTATCCGGTATGTGGATAATCACAGCACCACCAGTACCGAGTACCATTTCGGGGTGGAGCGGCACTGGAATCTGGATGATGCCTGGGATGGTGTCGCCTCGGTTCGTTTACTTTATGAAGACTACAGTCAGGGGGCCTTTGAAGAAGGTTCCACTTTTATGGTGATTCCGGGGATTGGCGTAGACCGGACCCGATTGCGGGGCGGCAGCTGGCCAACCTGGGGCGATAAGCAGTTGCTGAAACTGGAGTACTCAGATCCTGCGCTGGGTTCAGACACCCGGCTGGCGAAATTGCGCGGGCGTAGCGCCTGGATTCGCTCCTATGGCGAGAATCATCGCGGTCTGGCCCGTCTGGATGCCGGGGCGGTCTGGGCTGAACGACTGGAAGATATCCCGCCTTCGATGCGTTTTTTCATCGGTGGGGACAACAGCCTGCGCGGATACAGCTATGAATCGATCTCGCCGCGTGACAGCGAAGGCCAGCAGGTGGGGGGCGAGTATATGCTTGCGTCCAGTCTGGAGTACCAGTATCGGCTGACCGGAAATTGGTGGGGGGCTGTGTTCTACGATTACGGTTCTTCCTGGAACGATACCCCGGACTGGCAAGCGGGTTCAGGCGTCGGGATACGTTGGGCATCGCCTGTCGGTCCGATCCGGCTGGATTTCGCCTGGGGGCTCGACAAACCGGACGATCGTTTCCAAATCCACTTTGTTCTGGGGCCTGAATTATGA
- a CDS encoding translocation/assembly module TamB domain-containing protein, protein MQVSELNIDGEVIGQPFNLAGQLDAEDRTGQGALTLVTQGLSLSHGPNSLTANGSLKETWDLSAIIKAPNLAQSVPGLRGRVNGDLKLSGKMAEPTVAVNLTGQALGWADLAQLKSLSLKGRITPLPALNADIRLIAEEGKYQDAATLKKLDLTFQGTEASHALRLNLNGEPVSTVLTVRGSLDRTQGWQGILQRGELETPIGPWRINQPTAIAYSFSKQSVSVAAHCWRQQDAAVCLSQPLDAGASGQAALAINQFGFSILQPFLPPELKLDGELNATVNAGWSPNQPPVLQAQLRLPSGSVKQQDAADAPAMTLGWDQVTLNAEMRNDTLNADWLVAVTENGDLSGQARISQLSGEQQINANVKLDAFRLDFLQPLVADYDTFAGQVDTNLTFSGPVMQPQVQGILKVSQLKAIGRKVPLDLERGEIVANFSGYTAQLRGELDTPDGQLLLQGDANWADLANWSTNLRVNGRELEVNVPPMLAMKVSPDLQISAAPQQAEITGTVAIPWGRITVDRLPESAVQVSDDEILLTDDLKPIETEAKVPFAIKTDVMVQIGPDVRLSAFGLDAGLSGNLKVNQKDKAPLVYGEIRVDDGTYRAFGQELVIRKGEIIFNGPADQPYLSVEAIRNPNNIEDDVTAGIRVTGPADEPRVDIFSSPAMPQQNALSYVLRGRDLDSESPEGGGAMTTALISMGLARSSQMVGSVGEAFGVQDLTLDTAGAGDDSQVTISGYVYPGLQVKYGVGIFNPIGEFTIRYKLMKDLYLEAVSGLDSAVDLLYQFEFN, encoded by the coding sequence GTGCAGGTGTCAGAGCTGAATATTGATGGTGAAGTGATTGGCCAGCCGTTTAATCTGGCAGGCCAGCTGGATGCCGAGGATCGCACGGGTCAGGGGGCGCTGACGCTGGTCACGCAGGGGCTATCCTTGTCACATGGTCCGAATTCGCTGACTGCGAACGGCAGCCTGAAAGAAACCTGGGATCTGTCTGCCATCATCAAAGCGCCGAATCTGGCCCAGTCTGTCCCTGGACTGCGTGGCCGGGTGAATGGTGATCTGAAGCTGAGTGGCAAAATGGCCGAGCCGACCGTGGCTGTGAATCTGACCGGACAGGCGTTAGGCTGGGCGGATCTGGCCCAGCTCAAAAGTCTGAGCCTGAAAGGGCGGATCACGCCGCTGCCAGCACTGAATGCAGACATCCGACTGATTGCCGAAGAAGGTAAGTATCAGGATGCGGCAACGCTGAAAAAGTTGGATCTGACTTTTCAGGGCACGGAGGCCAGCCACGCCCTTCGCCTGAACCTGAATGGGGAACCGGTCAGCACAGTACTGACGGTCCGCGGCAGTCTCGACAGAACACAAGGCTGGCAGGGGATCTTGCAGCGAGGCGAGCTGGAAACACCGATCGGGCCGTGGCGAATCAATCAGCCAACAGCCATTGCTTACAGCTTCAGTAAGCAAAGCGTTTCGGTTGCAGCCCATTGCTGGCGGCAACAGGATGCAGCGGTTTGTCTCAGCCAGCCGCTCGATGCTGGCGCGAGTGGGCAGGCGGCGCTGGCGATCAATCAGTTTGGTTTTTCGATCTTGCAACCTTTTCTGCCGCCGGAGCTGAAACTGGATGGGGAGTTAAATGCCACCGTGAATGCGGGCTGGTCACCGAATCAACCGCCAGTGCTTCAAGCACAGCTTCGTTTACCTTCGGGCAGTGTGAAGCAGCAGGATGCGGCGGATGCTCCCGCGATGACACTGGGATGGGATCAGGTCACGCTGAATGCGGAGATGCGCAATGATACGCTCAATGCCGACTGGCTGGTGGCTGTGACAGAGAATGGCGATTTGTCGGGTCAGGCCCGGATTTCTCAGCTGAGTGGTGAGCAGCAAATCAATGCGAATGTAAAACTGGATGCTTTCCGGCTGGATTTCCTGCAGCCGCTGGTGGCAGATTATGACACCTTTGCCGGTCAGGTGGATACGAATCTGACGTTCTCCGGACCGGTGATGCAGCCTCAGGTGCAGGGGATTTTGAAAGTATCTCAGCTCAAAGCCATTGGGCGTAAAGTGCCTTTGGATCTGGAGCGGGGCGAGATTGTGGCGAACTTTAGCGGGTACACTGCTCAGTTACGCGGCGAGCTGGATACACCAGACGGACAGTTGCTCCTGCAAGGGGATGCAAATTGGGCTGATCTGGCGAACTGGAGCACGAATTTGCGGGTAAACGGACGAGAACTTGAGGTGAACGTTCCTCCGATGCTCGCGATGAAGGTCTCCCCGGATCTGCAAATCAGTGCAGCACCGCAACAGGCGGAAATCACCGGGACCGTCGCGATTCCGTGGGGACGAATCACGGTGGATCGTTTACCGGAGTCGGCGGTACAGGTGTCTGATGATGAAATTCTACTGACGGATGATCTCAAACCGATTGAGACCGAAGCAAAAGTACCCTTTGCCATCAAAACTGATGTCATGGTCCAGATTGGTCCCGATGTCCGTCTGTCGGCTTTCGGGCTGGATGCCGGACTGTCGGGGAATCTGAAGGTGAACCAGAAAGATAAAGCGCCGCTGGTTTACGGGGAAATCCGGGTGGATGACGGCACCTACCGTGCCTTCGGTCAGGAACTGGTGATCCGGAAAGGGGAAATTATCTTTAATGGTCCGGCGGATCAGCCTTATCTGTCCGTGGAAGCGATTCGTAATCCGAACAATATTGAAGATGATGTGACTGCCGGGATCCGGGTGACGGGACCAGCGGACGAACCTCGGGTGGATATTTTCTCAAGTCCGGCGATGCCACAGCAAAATGCCCTGTCCTATGTACTGCGCGGCCGGGATCTGGACAGTGAGTCGCCCGAAGGCGGCGGTGCGATGACGACGGCGCTGATCAGTATGGGACTTGCGCGCAGCAGCCAGATGGTGGGGAGTGTCGGGGAAGCCTTCGGCGTGCAGGATCTGACGCTGGATACCGCCGGTGCCGGGGATGATTCTCAGGTCACCATCAGTGGTTATGTCTATCCCGGGTTGCAGGTGAAATATGGCGTGGGTATCTTTAACCCCATCGGTGAATTTACGATTCGCTATAAACTAATGAAGGATCTGTATCTGGAAGCAGTGTCCGGCCTCGACAGTGCCGTGGATTTGCTCTACCAGTTCGAATTTAACTAA
- a CDS encoding gamma-glutamylcyclotransferase, with the protein MHTLVFVYGSLRRDQSNHHWMKGATFRGACRLPGFEIYDLGPYPAALRQVATETSVLGEVFAVEAETFRSLDILEGLGEEYCREQVMTPYGEAWIYLYLQPLGQAPRIPEGDWVRWRDREPAPSGHCR; encoded by the coding sequence GTGCACACGCTGGTTTTTGTCTATGGCAGTTTGCGGCGGGATCAGTCGAATCATCACTGGATGAAGGGGGCGACCTTTCGCGGGGCGTGCCGTTTGCCCGGTTTTGAGATCTATGATCTGGGCCCCTATCCGGCGGCTCTCAGGCAAGTGGCGACTGAGACCAGTGTGTTGGGTGAAGTCTTTGCCGTGGAAGCTGAGACTTTTAGGTCACTGGACATTTTGGAAGGGCTCGGAGAGGAATATTGCCGGGAGCAGGTGATGACTCCATATGGAGAAGCCTGGATTTATCTGTACCTGCAGCCATTGGGACAGGCACCACGGATCCCGGAGGGAGACTGGGTACGCTGGCGAGACCGTGAGCCAGCACCTTCTGGTCACTGTCGCTGA
- the ppa gene encoding inorganic diphosphatase — translation MSLNNVPAGKELPEDIYVVIEIPANADPIKYEVDKDSGALFVDRFMSAPMFYPCNYGYVNNTLSLDGDPVDVLVPTPYPLQPGSVIRCRPVGVLKMTDESGEDAKVVAVPHSKLSKEYDHIKDVNDLPELLKSQITHFFERYKELESGKWVKVDGWADVEAAKAEILESFKRAQEK, via the coding sequence ATGAGCCTGAACAACGTCCCTGCAGGTAAAGAACTGCCAGAAGACATCTACGTTGTCATCGAGATCCCTGCGAACGCGGATCCAATCAAATACGAAGTTGATAAAGACTCTGGCGCACTGTTTGTAGACCGTTTCATGTCTGCACCAATGTTCTACCCTTGCAACTACGGTTACGTGAACAACACCCTGTCTCTGGACGGTGACCCGGTTGACGTTCTGGTTCCGACCCCTTACCCGCTACAGCCAGGTTCAGTGATTCGCTGCCGCCCGGTTGGCGTGCTGAAAATGACTGACGAATCTGGTGAAGATGCAAAAGTTGTTGCAGTTCCGCACAGCAAACTGAGCAAAGAATACGATCACATCAAAGATGTGAACGATCTGCCTGAGCTGCTGAAATCTCAGATCACACACTTCTTCGAGCGCTACAAAGAGCTGGAATCCGGTAAGTGGGTGAAAGTTGACGGTTGGGCAGACGTTGAAGCAGCGAAAGCTGAAATTCTGGAATCTTTCAAACGCGCTCAGGAAAAATAA
- the fbp gene encoding class 1 fructose-bisphosphatase, translating into MSDIRTLGEFIVENQHDFPHASGELSSLLGSIKLAAKIVNREINKAGLVDITGDVGSENVQGEAQKKLDVYANDKFKAALEARGQVCGVASEEEDELVVFNKELNREAKYVVLMDPLDGSSNIDVNVSVGTIFSIYRRVSPVGGPATMEDFLQPGDMQVAAGYIIYGSSTMLVYTTGRGVHGFTYDPSLGVFCLSHENMTIPEDGRIYSINEGNYIRFPQGVKKYIKYCQENVPEDDRPYTSRYIGSLVADFHRNLLKGGIYLYPSTATHPNGKLRLLYECNPMAFLIEQAGGEASDGVNRIMALKPTELHQRVPFFVGSTKMVRKVESFLKEFPDAE; encoded by the coding sequence ATGTCCGATATTAGAACCCTTGGCGAGTTCATTGTCGAGAATCAGCACGACTTCCCCCATGCCAGCGGTGAACTGTCTTCCCTGTTGGGTTCCATTAAACTGGCGGCCAAAATCGTCAACCGTGAAATCAATAAAGCAGGTCTGGTTGATATTACCGGCGACGTCGGCAGCGAAAACGTTCAGGGTGAAGCCCAGAAAAAACTGGACGTCTATGCCAATGATAAGTTCAAAGCAGCTCTGGAAGCCCGAGGTCAGGTCTGTGGTGTCGCGAGTGAAGAAGAAGATGAGCTGGTTGTCTTCAACAAAGAACTGAACCGTGAAGCGAAGTACGTTGTTTTAATGGACCCACTGGATGGTTCTTCGAACATTGACGTAAACGTTTCCGTCGGCACAATCTTCTCGATCTACCGTCGCGTTTCCCCTGTGGGCGGCCCGGCGACCATGGAAGATTTCCTGCAGCCGGGCGACATGCAGGTGGCTGCCGGTTACATCATTTATGGTTCTTCAACCATGCTGGTGTACACCACGGGCCGCGGCGTACATGGCTTTACGTATGACCCGTCTCTGGGTGTGTTCTGCCTGTCTCACGAAAATATGACCATCCCTGAAGACGGCCGTATTTACTCGATCAACGAAGGCAACTACATCCGTTTCCCTCAGGGTGTGAAAAAATACATCAAGTACTGCCAGGAAAATGTGCCGGAAGATGATCGTCCGTATACTTCACGGTATATCGGCTCACTGGTGGCAGATTTCCACCGTAACCTGCTAAAAGGCGGTATTTATCTGTACCCAAGCACAGCCACACATCCAAACGGTAAGCTGCGCCTGCTGTATGAATGCAACCCGATGGCCTTCCTGATTGAACAGGCTGGCGGTGAGGCCTCTGACGGTGTAAACCGCATCATGGCACTGAAACCGACCGAACTACATCAGCGTGTGCCGTTCTTTGTCGGTTCCACCAAAATGGTTCGCAAAGTGGAAAGCTTCCTGAAAGAATTTCCGGACGCGGAATAA